From Hymenobacter sedentarius, a single genomic window includes:
- a CDS encoding LemA family protein, with protein MKRFLLYFAGLALLLTQSSCGYNGMVQRDQAVKAQAGNVQSAYQRRNDLIGNLVNTVKGAAKFEQGTLTAVIEARAKATSVQLNPNDLTPENIQKFQAAQSQVSAGLGRLLAVSENYPDLKANANFQELQAQIEGTENRINVERNKFNAVTNDYNTFTRSFPNNLFAGMFGFQPKPYFEADPAASKAPVVQF; from the coding sequence ATGAAACGCTTTCTTCTTTATTTCGCGGGCCTGGCCCTGTTGCTCACCCAGTCATCGTGCGGCTACAACGGCATGGTGCAGCGCGACCAAGCCGTGAAAGCCCAGGCCGGCAACGTGCAAAGCGCCTACCAGCGCCGCAACGACCTCATCGGCAACCTGGTGAATACGGTGAAGGGCGCCGCCAAATTTGAGCAGGGCACGCTCACGGCCGTTATCGAGGCCCGGGCCAAGGCCACCAGCGTGCAGCTGAACCCCAACGACCTCACGCCCGAAAACATCCAGAAGTTCCAGGCAGCCCAAAGCCAGGTTTCGGCGGGCCTCGGCCGCTTGCTGGCCGTGTCGGAAAACTACCCCGACCTGAAAGCCAACGCCAACTTCCAGGAGCTGCAGGCCCAGATTGAAGGCACCGAAAACCGCATCAACGTGGAGCGAAACAAGTTCAACGCCGTCACCAACGACTACAACACGTTCACCCGCTCGTTCCCGAACAACCTGTTTGCGGGCATGTTCGGCTTCCAGCCCAAGCCGTACTTCGAGGCCGACCCGGCTGCCAGCAAGGCACCTGTCGTTCAGTTCTAG
- a CDS encoding TPM domain-containing protein, with protein sequence MTSPLTPEQDAALVAAIRKAEVMTSGEIRVHLEDTCPTPEPLDRAAQVFAELDMHKTAARNGVLFYLAWESRQFAVIGDAAINAAVPDDFWETTKEAVLEQFRHERYVLGLERGITMVGEQLKRYFPYNATTDQNELDDSISFGGSKPSSDA encoded by the coding sequence ATGACATCTCCCCTTACCCCCGAGCAGGACGCGGCCTTGGTGGCGGCCATTCGCAAAGCCGAGGTGATGACTTCGGGCGAAATCCGGGTGCACCTGGAAGACACCTGCCCCACGCCCGAGCCCCTCGACCGGGCCGCCCAGGTGTTTGCTGAGCTCGACATGCACAAAACCGCCGCCCGCAACGGGGTGCTGTTTTACCTGGCCTGGGAAAGCCGGCAGTTTGCCGTCATCGGCGATGCGGCCATCAACGCGGCCGTGCCCGATGATTTTTGGGAAACCACCAAAGAGGCCGTGCTGGAGCAATTCCGGCACGAGCGGTACGTGCTGGGCCTCGAGCGCGGCATCACCATGGTGGGCGAGCAGCTTAAGCGCTACTTTCCCTACAACGCCACCACCGACCAGAACGAGCTGGACGATTCCATTTCTTTTGGCGGTTCTAAACCGTCTTCCGACGCATGA
- a CDS encoding sugar phosphate nucleotidyltransferase codes for MKAVIPVAGIGSRLRPHTHTQPKSLVPVAGNTILGHIIDRLQGAGLTEFVFIVGYLGDKIVRYVRRHYPNLQATFVVQEPREGLGHALWLAREEFRHDPDGVLILLGDTIVDVDLPALLATPGSVLAVKEVKTPSMFGLVETGAGGRVSKVVEKPKIPKSNYAMVGLYKLAYPEKLAQALEWLHDTDVRTHGELQLTDALMHLIEEGEAMTTCPVDNWFDCGRKETLLEANARLLNRPEFLEDRDYSEFPDTVIIPPVSIGRGCQISHSIIGPNVAIGDKTIIKSTILSDSIIGSYSELSSAVLHDCIVGSDASFRGMNHSLNIGDNTEIDYS; via the coding sequence ATGAAAGCAGTAATTCCCGTTGCCGGCATTGGCTCGCGCCTGCGCCCCCACACCCACACCCAGCCCAAAAGCCTGGTGCCGGTGGCCGGTAACACCATTCTGGGCCACATCATCGACCGCCTGCAGGGCGCGGGGCTCACCGAGTTTGTGTTCATCGTGGGCTATCTGGGTGATAAAATCGTGCGCTACGTGCGCCGCCACTACCCCAACCTGCAGGCCACTTTTGTGGTGCAGGAGCCCCGCGAGGGCCTCGGCCACGCCCTGTGGCTGGCCCGCGAGGAGTTTCGCCACGACCCCGACGGCGTGCTCATCCTGCTCGGCGACACCATCGTGGACGTGGACCTGCCCGCCCTGCTCGCCACGCCCGGCTCGGTATTGGCCGTGAAGGAAGTGAAGACGCCCAGCATGTTTGGGCTGGTGGAAACCGGCGCCGGCGGCCGCGTGAGCAAGGTGGTCGAAAAACCGAAGATTCCGAAGTCGAACTACGCCATGGTGGGCCTCTACAAGCTGGCCTACCCCGAGAAGCTGGCCCAGGCCCTGGAGTGGCTGCACGATACCGACGTGCGCACCCACGGCGAGCTGCAACTCACCGACGCGCTGATGCACCTCATCGAGGAAGGCGAGGCGATGACGACCTGCCCGGTCGACAACTGGTTTGACTGCGGCCGCAAGGAAACCCTGCTCGAAGCCAACGCCCGCCTGCTCAACCGGCCCGAGTTCCTGGAAGACCGCGACTACTCCGAATTTCCCGACACCGTAATCATTCCACCGGTCAGCATTGGGCGCGGCTGCCAGATTTCGCATTCCATCATCGGGCCTAACGTGGCCATTGGCGACAAAACCATCATCAAGAGCACCATCCTTAGCGACTCAATTATCGGGTCGTATTCGGAGTTGAGCTCGGCGGTGCTGCACGACTGCATCGTGGGTTCCGACGCTTCGTTCCGGGGCATGAACCACTCCCTGAACATCGGGGACAATACCGAGATTGATTATAGCTAA